The DNA region TTGAGTGATTTCCCCTTATGGAATCTTTTTCTTGGAGTAATGATGTTACTACTAGGAGCTGCTATCTTTATTGCTGGTTGTCTACATGCATTCGGTGCTATTTCTTCTAATAGATTGATACAAGAAACATCAGTTATCTGGGTCAGAATGCCAGCTTGGATAGGAGTTGTACTTGGAATTATATTTTTGATTCTTGGCTTTATTCTTATTAACTCATCTCAAGGCCGATTGACTATCCCAATTCCTTTTCCTCCAACTTCCCCTCCTACGAATCCTCCGACTTATCCTCCTTCAACTTCCCCTCCTACAAATCCTCCGACTTATCCTCCTCCAACTTCCCCTCCTACAAATCCTCCGACTTATCCTCCTTCAACTTCCCCTCCTACAAATCCTCCGACTTATCCTCCTTCAACTTCCCCTCCTACGAATCCTCCTACCGATCCTCCTTGTCCAAAACCGTGTCCCCAATTGTGGTAAATATTGCCAGTTCGATTTGAATTGGCCTTGCAGAATTACGATAAAAACTCATATTAAGCAAGAGTTCTTTCTTAGCAACTAAGATAAATACTCGATCTGAGAATAATTACTAATCCTGCAGCTATTACTGCTTGTGATTAGCAATCATTTATAGAATTAGCTGCCTGATTAGATCTGCTAGTTGCATGGCACTATCAGGGACGGCGAGACTGGCGGCTTTCTCAGCCATGACTGGCAGGGTTTCGGGATGGCAGGAGGTGCCCAGCCGATCGAGTACTGCCGATCGCAGCCTATCTGCTGTTAATTCGGATTGTCGGAACATCAGAGCGGCTCCGGCTTTGGCAAAAACAGCAGCGTTATAGGCTTGATGGTCGTCAGCGGCAAACGGGTAAGGAATCAGAATCGACGGGGTATGGGTAATCGCCAGTTCCGTTAATGTGCCTGCCCCCGATCGGCCAATTACCAGATCGGCTCGGTGAAACAGACCTGCCATGTTGTTGTAGAACGGCAACGGAAAGTAATGAGGATGTTCAAAACTTTTGGCCTCTGGGTCATTGTCTCCCGTCTGATGCACAATCCAGATCCCAGCTTCTAACCAGGCTGGGGCACACTCCCGCACCAGTTTGTTAATCGCCACGGCTCCCTGACTGCCACCCACGATCGCCAGGAGCGGTACATCCGCTGGAATCGGTAAATCGGATAGAGGAGGTGGGGGATTTTGCTGAAATTGCTCGCGGACAGGTGTGCCGACCACTGTTGTTTGTGCCTTGGGTAAGTACTGGGCCGCATCGGGAAAGCCGATCGCCACTTCTGTACACCAGCGACTCAGCAAGCGGGTGACTTTTCCGGGTAAGGCATTTGATTCATGGAGAATCACGGGCAAACCCAAAGACCGGGCTGCAATCACAGCGGGAGCTGCGATATACCCTCCGGTCGTAAACACCCCCTGAAATTTCCCCTGTTGGAGTAACCGTCGCACCTGCCCGATCGCCCCAATCAGCTTCAGTAACACGGGAATCATCTGTAAACCCCGTTTCTGAAAGCCTTCTACAGCAACGGTATGGAGTGGGTAGCGCTCTGGCACCAACTGGGTTTCTAAACGATTCGGCACGCCCAGCCATGCAATTTGGTAGTCTGGAAGCTGTTCGGCAACAGCGATCGCGGGAAATAAATGGCCGCCTGTGCCGCTGGCCGCGATTAACAAGCGTTTAGCTGGCTGCTTGGTTTCAGTACTCACAGTAGTCGCATCCTGGAAGCTTCGTCCTTAACTTAAGATAATAATCTGGTTGTTTTACAGGAACCTTCAGTACGCTAGTGCTTACGATTGGGCACCGACTTAATCTTCTCAAACTCATCCACTCCATAATCCCCTAATTTGTATGCGTCATTTCTTCAATTCCCCGTCTGTCTCTCAGTCCGCTGTTGCCCCTGCTGCTGCTCATCCAACGGCTGTGGCACGTAGGGCTGTTGGCAGGCGATCGCGGGGGTGGTGCATGGCTGTTGCTCTGATGGCTTCCGTCGCCAGTGTCCTGATCAGCACTCACGTTCGAGCACAAAACCCGGCTACCACTGCCCCCGCGCAAGTGACCAATTTGCTGACGCAAATGGATACCGCAGCCAATAACCGGAATGTTCAGGATGTGGTAGCGCTATTTGCCGATGACTTTACCCATTCCGATGGGCTGACTCGCCAGACTTTAAAGGAGGCATTAAACAACCTCTGGAAACGCTATCCCAATTTGAAGTACCGCACAGAGCTAAAATCCTGGAAACCTGCAGGGAGGGGAGTTCAGGCTGACACCATCACTTACATTACGGGAACTCAAACCGAGGGCGATCGGGAATTCAAGCTCAATTCCACGTTAGAAGCTCGGCAGGTGATTGAGAATCAGAAGATTGTGCGGCAGGATATTCTCAATGAGCGGAGTCAGATTACCAGCGGCACTAATCCTCCAGAGTTGACAATTAATCTGCCGGAGCAAGTGCGGGCAGGCCAGGAATTTACCTTCGATGCGATCGTCCAGGAACCTCTGGGCGATGATTTGCTGGTGGGAGCGGCTTTAGAAGAACCTGTTAAACCAGAAGGCTATCTGAATGTCACTACTGCGAACCTGGAAGCCCTGCCTGCGGGTGGCATTTTTAAGGTTGGCAAAGCTCCTCAAAATACTGCCAATCAGTGGTTATCGGCGGTTGTCGTGCGCCACGATGGAATTACGATGGTCACTCAGCGATTAAAGATCATTGGCATTCGGTAGGGATAAATTAGAGACGTTCCGCTGGAACGTCTCTACGAAATGCCAACTATTATCTTCTGGTAAAGAACAACCGGGATCAACGGCTAGCTTCTAGCACTTGCCGCGATCGCTGGATCTGGTCTGCACTGAAACCAGCTTCATTCAGATAAGCCAGAAATCCTGGATCTCCATACCGGGCATCAACCGCGATCGCTTGTCGGTAAGCCGCTTTTGTCCGGTCTATGTCTCGATTTCCCCAATGGGCGATCGCTAAAGCCACCAACGGATGAGGATTAGTCGGTTCCAGCTTGGCTGCCTCTTTGGCCGTGGCAATCGCCCAATCATATTGCTGAATTCGTTCAAAGGCCAGACTCAAGTTATAGTAAGCAATCTCATTATCTGGCTTCAGGATCGCGGCCCAACCATGAGTGGCGATCGCAGAATCTAATTTGCCACTGACTAAGTAGACAATTCCCAACGCATTTAATGTTGGTACATCAAACGGATTCAGCCGCAAGCTTTCCAGCAGCGTTTTCATCGCTGCATTTTGCTGGCCTGCCTTATGTTCCGTCCAGCCTAACAACACCCGACCGGACAGATTTTGCGGATCCAGTTCTACGGATTTCTTCAAAGCCGCGATCGCCTCCGGATATCGCTCCTGTTCCCGCAAACTCAACCCCAATTGGCGATACTCACTGGCCGACTGGGCTAATCCTCCCTGCACTGATAACAATGAGGTAATCAGCGTTATTCCAATGACGAATCCACCTCGACGCATACCAATATCTTTGCCGCCTTCAAATTCATTTGCACTATCATTGAGCTTCCAGCATTTACTCAACTGTTAATTCAATGATTTCCTTCTATTTCTGGCATTTGGGACAAAAATGGGCCGATCGCCCCGCCAGTTTTAACCGCGCAATCACAGTACCACAGGTGCGACAGGGTTGCCCATCACGGGCGTAAACCCAGGCTCTCCCACCATAATTGCCGTTCACCCCCTCCACATTACGGAAGGTGCTGAAGGTTGTGCCTTTGGCCTCAATACTGTCCAGCAGAACCTGCACAATATTGGCATGAAGCTGCCTGACCTGATTCCGGCTCAGGCGAGTACACAGTTTTTCAGGGCGAATTCCGCTCAGGAACAATGCCTCGTCTGCATAAATGTTGCCAATTCCTGCGACGATCGCCTGATCTAACAGCGCACTTTTAATCGGGCGATGGCGATGGTGTAACTGCTCATACAGGTAGGAAACGGAAAACTCCTCCGAAAAGGGTTCTGGCCCTAGCGGTTGTAACCCAGTCATAATCTCCTCCGGGGCCATTCCCGGCGGCACCCACCACATCTGCCCAAAGGTACGCTGATCCACAAAGCGCAATTCATACCCACTGGTGAACAAGAGCCGTACACGAGTATGTTTCGGCAGTGGTTCTGCTGGATCGACCCAGAGTAACTGTCCGGTCATTCGGAGATGAACGCCGAGGAAACCTGCGGGAGAAGGATTTTGGATTTTGGATTTTGGATTTTGGCCTGGCAGTCTGTTGGTTCGTGGTTCGTGGTTTGTGGCTTGTGAAGCAATTTTTTCTCGTGCCTCGTGCCTCACACCTCGTACCTCTCCCGCACCTTCCCCATCTTCCCTGCCTTCTCGATCCAATTCTGCCAGTAGATATTTACCTCGCCGATGCCACTGGACAATCGCCGCTCCCTGCAGTCCAGCTAAAAAATTGACCGCAGAGGTGGGATAGGCCAGGGTGCGATCGAGCAGCACCTCACCCCCCTGAATCGTTTGGTTCAAGGTAACTTGATTCAAGCCTCGACGGACAGTTTCAACTTCGGGGAGTTCAGGCACAGGGACGATCGTCAGTAAATTCTATAGCTTTT from Leptodesmis sichuanensis A121 includes:
- the murG gene encoding undecaprenyldiphospho-muramoylpentapeptide beta-N-acetylglucosaminyltransferase; protein product: MSTETKQPAKRLLIAASGTGGHLFPAIAVAEQLPDYQIAWLGVPNRLETQLVPERYPLHTVAVEGFQKRGLQMIPVLLKLIGAIGQVRRLLQQGKFQGVFTTGGYIAAPAVIAARSLGLPVILHESNALPGKVTRLLSRWCTEVAIGFPDAAQYLPKAQTTVVGTPVREQFQQNPPPPLSDLPIPADVPLLAIVGGSQGAVAINKLVRECAPAWLEAGIWIVHQTGDNDPEAKSFEHPHYFPLPFYNNMAGLFHRADLVIGRSGAGTLTELAITHTPSILIPYPFAADDHQAYNAAVFAKAGAALMFRQSELTADRLRSAVLDRLGTSCHPETLPVMAEKAASLAVPDSAMQLADLIRQLIL
- a CDS encoding nuclear transport factor 2 family protein is translated as MRHFFNSPSVSQSAVAPAAAHPTAVARRAVGRRSRGWCMAVALMASVASVLISTHVRAQNPATTAPAQVTNLLTQMDTAANNRNVQDVVALFADDFTHSDGLTRQTLKEALNNLWKRYPNLKYRTELKSWKPAGRGVQADTITYITGTQTEGDREFKLNSTLEARQVIENQKIVRQDILNERSQITSGTNPPELTINLPEQVRAGQEFTFDAIVQEPLGDDLLVGAALEEPVKPEGYLNVTTANLEALPAGGIFKVGKAPQNTANQWLSAVVVRHDGITMVTQRLKIIGIR
- a CDS encoding tetratricopeptide repeat protein; its protein translation is MSKCWKLNDSANEFEGGKDIGMRRGGFVIGITLITSLLSVQGGLAQSASEYRQLGLSLREQERYPEAIAALKKSVELDPQNLSGRVLLGWTEHKAGQQNAAMKTLLESLRLNPFDVPTLNALGIVYLVSGKLDSAIATHGWAAILKPDNEIAYYNLSLAFERIQQYDWAIATAKEAAKLEPTNPHPLVALAIAHWGNRDIDRTKAAYRQAIAVDARYGDPGFLAYLNEAGFSADQIQRSRQVLEASR
- a CDS encoding DNA-formamidopyrimidine glycosylase, with product MPELPEVETVRRGLNQVTLNQTIQGGEVLLDRTLAYPTSAVNFLAGLQGAAIVQWHRRGKYLLAELDREGREDGEGAGEVRGVRHEAREKIASQATNHEPRTNRLPGQNPKSKIQNPSPAGFLGVHLRMTGQLLWVDPAEPLPKHTRVRLLFTSGYELRFVDQRTFGQMWWVPPGMAPEEIMTGLQPLGPEPFSEEFSVSYLYEQLHHRHRPIKSALLDQAIVAGIGNIYADEALFLSGIRPEKLCTRLSRNQVRQLHANIVQVLLDSIEAKGTTFSTFRNVEGVNGNYGGRAWVYARDGQPCRTCGTVIARLKLAGRSAHFCPKCQK